A segment of the Symmachiella macrocystis genome:
AGCACCAAAGAAGCAAAATTAAGAATTCCCACGAGTAGCCCGCCTATGGAACATTCGGCCTGAGTTTTAGATTTCGCATCGGATCACGTCGGAGTGGTGAAGCCCGCTTACGACCTTTTAAACAAACACACCCAGGTTGAGAACGCCCATCCATTTTCGTCGCTCTCCAGTCTCCCTGCAAGGACGAAATGGCAAAGTTACCCCCAGAGAAACCCTTAATTGCAGGTCTCTTCGTCCACAATGACCCCCAAACCCGGGGCCTCGCCCAGTTGGATCCATCCGTCAACAATCGGTGGCTGACCGCCGACCCAAGACATCCAACTTCGGCCCGATTCAGCCAAAGGTTGCGGGTCCAAGGCGGCGATGGCGTGCAACGACCAGATTTCCGCTCCACGATGCGGACAGACACGCAGGCCCGCCGCCGCAGCCATGCGGTAAATTTTGATCAACTCGGTCAGCCCGCCACACCAACAGACATCAGGCTGGAGAACCGCGTGTAAGCGTTGCAGGATAATCTCCTCAAAGGCAGCCGCCGTGAACTCATGCTCGCCTCCGGCAATGGGGATCGGGCAGCGGTTGACCAAGTCTGCATAACCTTTTAGGTCGTCGGGCAGTAACGGTTCTTCCAGCCAGGCAACATTGTGTTCGACAAGCCGTGCTGCAACAGCGAGTGTGGTGTCGATATCCCATTTCATAAACGCGTCGACCATTAACATCCCTTCGTCGCCCATCCGCCGACGGGCGTTGGCGACGCAATCGACAAGGGCCTCGAGATTCGTGCGCGGGTCGTACTTCTCCAGGTGCAATTTGATCGCGCGATGCCCGGCTGTAATCGCCGGTTCGATCGATCCCCAGACCGTGGCATAAGTCGGAATCGGTTGGCCCACTTCGCCACCCAACAGTCGCGCGACCGGTTCATTCGCCGCTTTGCCTCGTAAATCCCACAACGCCAAATCGACCCCGCTGAGCGCCATCAGCGCAATCCCCTTGCGCCCAAACGGCAACGTGGTCCGATACATCTCTTCCCAGATTTGCTCCACAGCGGACGGATCGCGGCCCAATAACAAATCGCGCAGGACGGTCCGCACGACATGGATCCCCGCAGCCCCCCCGCCACCAACGCCATATCCAATCAATCCCGCATCGGTTTCAACCGCCACCAAGATTTGACCCAGGCTGGTCCGCCAATCAGGGGGCGAACCGGGAGTTGCTGGTTGGCAGGCACGGATTTCGGTGATTTTCATGGGTTGTTCACAAACCGAGTCACGAAAAACGAACGCTAGCAACGTCCTGAGGTCAGAAGGAGCAATCGAATCAGCAGAGTCTAACAGTCGCAATCACACTGATGACAAGTCGGCGAATTGAAGTCGACCTTCTTTGGCAACGGGTCTTTGTGAATCAAATTGCCCCAAGCAAAAAACGTTTTCAACCAGTTCGTATCTTCATACGAACCGCACCGCTTGTTCATCTTTTCTTCACACTTCGCAGTACAAACATGTTCATCGAATTGTGAATCTTAACCGTTCTGTGACATGTTGCAAAATGAGGACCTCGATGCGACTGCGATGTTTGCCACGTTTAGAAAACGGAATGTCAGTTGGATTTCTGGGCGTGATCGTTTGTGCCGCTTTGTCTGTTGTCGGTTGCGGCAAGAGCGACTGGATGGAAGGTGAGCTTGAGGTCTATCCAGTTTCGGGCGTCGTTACGTTTAGCGGCCAGCAAATTCCGGACGCGACTTTGGTCCTGCATCCCGTGATCCCTCAGGCCGATGGCAAACCGTTTTACTCGCCGCGTGCGATCGTTGGTCAGGATGGTGCCTTCGAATTTACGACATACCGCAAAGGCGATGGCGCCCCGCCAGGTAAATACAACGTCTCGTTTTCTTGGCTCGGCCCGCTAGAGGGACTGGACGAGGACGAGCAAGACCTTCTTCCTGAGCAAATGCTGCAGAGGTTGACCCGTCCTGAGACGTCGGGGATTTCCATTACGGTCAAAGAAGGCGTCAACGAGTTAGACGAAATCACGCTGAAATGAATTTGTGGCGAAGTCGCCAACAAAGACTTATTTCCTGTTGTTAAGTGGTAAATGACTCCCCCCTCAAACCCAAAGGATTACTGAAATGAATGACGTTCAACCGTCACCGAAACGCTCGCGACGCGGATTTACGCTCATTGAATTGTTAGTGGTGATTGCGATTATCGCCATTCTGATTTCGCTACTGTTACCAGCCGTGCAGCAAGCACGCGAAGCCGCTCGTCGGACCCAATGCAAAAATGCGTTGAAACAATTGGTGTTGGCACTGCACAACTACGAGAGTGCGCACGGAGCCTTCCCGCCCAGCCGTATCTATCCCGATGTCGCCA
Coding sequences within it:
- a CDS encoding mandelate racemase/muconate lactonizing enzyme family protein, whose translation is MKITEIRACQPATPGSPPDWRTSLGQILVAVETDAGLIGYGVGGGGAAGIHVVRTVLRDLLLGRDPSAVEQIWEEMYRTTLPFGRKGIALMALSGVDLALWDLRGKAANEPVARLLGGEVGQPIPTYATVWGSIEPAITAGHRAIKLHLEKYDPRTNLEALVDCVANARRRMGDEGMLMVDAFMKWDIDTTLAVAARLVEHNVAWLEEPLLPDDLKGYADLVNRCPIPIAGGEHEFTAAAFEEIILQRLHAVLQPDVCWCGGLTELIKIYRMAAAAGLRVCPHRGAEIWSLHAIAALDPQPLAESGRSWMSWVGGQPPIVDGWIQLGEAPGLGVIVDEETCN